Proteins from a genomic interval of Mycolicibacterium grossiae:
- a CDS encoding DUF4032 domain-containing protein, with the protein MPAPEIRLRAPTPGLLALPWDLPLRQWNVPDVPLRDIAVGPSRHLVKFVDADGALWAVKDMPPRVAAKEYEVLRRLEEMGLPAVRPAGLVLQPDVDSAILVTRYLEGSWQYRRLFMRLPLEEGKHRTRLLGAMAGLLVELHRHGVFWGDCSLANTLFSRDGQMLAAHLVDAETSEVHPSLSRGQRTHDLDIMVENVAMGMLDLAERLGTTADLEERLIAEAEQVRTRYDELWDVLHAEPVFGFTDRYRVEGTIRRLNDLGFAVDELSLQPDSADPTRLRVHVVVGDKRYHAQHLQELTGLDVGEGQAEILLGDLHAYQAQLCREAGHDVDEPTAARLWVMEVLTPYEMLAHQAVHGAGTPIQAYCDLLEVRWLLSEQAGRDVGTNKALAALNRDVIPADSAARLAVAEVPTAPFAVLRDED; encoded by the coding sequence ATGCCGGCGCCGGAGATTCGGCTCCGCGCACCGACGCCGGGTCTGCTGGCGCTGCCCTGGGACCTCCCGCTGCGGCAATGGAACGTGCCCGACGTTCCGTTGCGCGACATCGCCGTTGGGCCCAGCAGGCACCTGGTGAAGTTCGTCGACGCCGACGGTGCGCTCTGGGCGGTGAAGGACATGCCGCCTCGGGTCGCCGCCAAGGAGTACGAGGTGCTGCGCCGGCTCGAGGAGATGGGCCTGCCCGCGGTGCGTCCCGCCGGGCTGGTGCTGCAGCCGGACGTCGACTCGGCGATCCTGGTGACCCGGTACCTCGAGGGATCCTGGCAGTACCGGCGGCTGTTCATGCGGTTGCCTCTCGAGGAGGGCAAGCACCGGACGCGGCTGCTCGGCGCGATGGCCGGGCTGTTGGTCGAGCTGCACCGCCACGGCGTGTTCTGGGGCGACTGCTCGCTGGCCAACACGCTGTTCTCCCGCGACGGGCAGATGCTGGCGGCGCACCTCGTCGACGCCGAGACCTCGGAGGTGCACCCGTCGCTGAGCCGCGGACAGCGCACGCACGACCTCGACATCATGGTGGAGAACGTCGCGATGGGCATGCTGGACCTCGCCGAGCGGCTCGGCACGACCGCCGACCTGGAGGAGCGGTTGATCGCCGAGGCCGAGCAGGTGCGCACCCGCTACGACGAACTCTGGGACGTGCTGCACGCCGAGCCGGTGTTCGGCTTCACCGACCGCTACCGCGTCGAGGGCACCATCCGGCGGCTCAACGACCTCGGCTTCGCCGTCGACGAGCTGTCGCTGCAGCCCGACAGCGCCGACCCGACCCGGTTGCGGGTGCACGTCGTGGTCGGCGACAAGCGATATCACGCACAGCATCTGCAGGAGCTGACCGGGTTGGACGTCGGCGAGGGCCAGGCGGAGATCCTGCTCGGCGACCTGCACGCCTACCAGGCGCAGCTGTGCCGCGAGGCCGGGCACGACGTCGACGAGCCGACCGCGGCGCGACTGTGGGTGATGGAGGTGCTGACGCCCTACGAGATGCTGGCCCACCAGGCCGTGCACGGCGCGGGCACGCCGATCCAGGCGTATTGCGATCTGCTGGAGGTCCGCTGGCTGCTCAGCGAGCAGGCCGGCCGCGACGTCGGGACCAACAAGGCGCTGGCTGCGCTGAACCGCGACGTCATCCCGGCCGACTCGGCCGCGCGCCTCGCGGTCGCCGAGGTTCCGACGGCGCCGTTCGCCGTGCTGCGCGACGAGGACTGA
- a CDS encoding ABC transporter ATP-binding protein has protein sequence MASITYNNASCIYEGSDKLAVDSLNLDIADGEFVVLVGPSGSGKSTALRMLAGLEEIDEGTIEIGGKNMVGVPSKDRDIAMVFQNYALYPNKTVAENMGFALKLRGVSAEERRRKVEEAAKILDLTEFLDRKPAKLSGGQRQRVAMGRAIVREPQVFCMDEPLSNLDAKLRVQTRTQIAALQRRLGTTTVYVTHDQVEAMTMGDRVAVLRFGKLQQFASPNELYDRPANAFVAGFIGSPAMNLVTLPVAPDGVKVGDSTLELERDTLSTLSQANLSEVTFGIRPEQLEISDSDGVEVVVDLVEDLGSEAYVYTHASSGVELVARCNPRTAPRLADTVRLRRHPDGAVHLFHPQSGERLN, from the coding sequence ATGGCATCGATCACGTACAACAACGCCTCGTGCATCTACGAGGGCTCCGACAAGCTGGCAGTCGACTCGCTGAACCTCGACATCGCCGACGGCGAGTTCGTGGTGCTGGTCGGTCCGTCCGGTTCGGGCAAGAGCACCGCGCTGCGGATGCTCGCCGGGCTGGAGGAGATCGACGAGGGCACCATCGAGATCGGCGGCAAGAACATGGTCGGCGTGCCGTCCAAGGACCGCGACATCGCGATGGTGTTCCAGAACTACGCGCTGTACCCGAACAAGACCGTTGCCGAGAACATGGGTTTCGCGCTCAAGCTGCGGGGTGTCTCGGCCGAGGAGCGGCGCCGCAAGGTCGAGGAGGCCGCGAAGATCCTCGACCTCACCGAGTTCCTGGACCGCAAGCCCGCCAAGCTCTCCGGCGGTCAACGCCAGCGCGTGGCGATGGGCCGCGCCATCGTCCGTGAGCCGCAGGTGTTCTGCATGGACGAGCCGCTCTCCAACCTCGACGCGAAGCTGCGCGTGCAGACGCGCACGCAGATCGCGGCGCTGCAGCGGCGGCTGGGCACCACCACCGTCTACGTCACCCATGACCAGGTGGAGGCCATGACGATGGGGGACCGGGTCGCCGTGCTGCGCTTCGGCAAGCTGCAGCAGTTCGCGTCGCCCAACGAGCTGTACGACCGTCCTGCCAACGCGTTCGTCGCCGGCTTCATCGGCTCTCCGGCGATGAACCTGGTGACGCTGCCGGTGGCGCCCGACGGGGTGAAGGTCGGCGACTCGACGCTCGAACTCGAGCGCGACACCCTGAGCACCCTCAGCCAGGCCAACCTGTCCGAGGTGACCTTCGGCATCCGGCCCGAGCAGCTCGAGATCAGCGACTCCGATGGGGTGGAGGTCGTAGTGGACCTCGTCGAGGACCTCGGCAGCGAGGCCTACGTCTACACCCACGCGAGTTCGGGCGTCGAGCTGGTGGCGCGCTGCAACCCGCGCACCGCGCCGAGGCTGGCGGACACGGTGCGGCTCCGGCGGCATCCCGACGGGGCGGTGCACCTGTTCCACCCGCAGTCGGGCGAACGTCTGAACTAG
- a CDS encoding carbohydrate ABC transporter permease: MTTGSALDSTDRGRVTGESAVTAKKKTRTFSPWGLVAWLVALGFFFPVFWMILTSFKQEGDAATTPPKLLFSPTLEQYGAVFDQGIGPAMLNSIFATGLSTIIVLLLGVPAAFALSLRPVRKTQDALFFFMSTKMLPVVAVILPLYVIVSNVGLLDNIWALVILYTAMNLPIAVWMMRSFFLEVPGELLEAASLDGASLWRSVREVILPLVSPGIAATALICVIFAWNEFFFAVNLTAVNAQTMPVYLVGFIAGEGQYWAVLSAAATMAALPVILCGWFAQNKLVRGLSFGAIK, translated from the coding sequence ATGACCACCGGATCAGCACTGGACAGCACCGACCGGGGCCGCGTGACGGGCGAATCCGCCGTGACGGCCAAGAAGAAGACCCGCACATTCAGCCCCTGGGGTCTGGTGGCGTGGCTCGTCGCCCTGGGGTTCTTCTTCCCGGTGTTCTGGATGATCCTGACGTCGTTCAAGCAGGAGGGCGACGCGGCCACGACGCCGCCGAAACTCCTCTTCTCACCGACCCTCGAGCAGTACGGCGCGGTCTTCGATCAAGGCATCGGGCCGGCGATGCTCAACTCGATCTTCGCCACCGGACTGTCGACGATCATCGTCCTGCTGCTCGGCGTCCCCGCCGCGTTCGCGTTGTCACTGCGGCCGGTGCGCAAGACCCAGGATGCGCTGTTCTTCTTCATGAGCACCAAGATGCTGCCGGTGGTGGCCGTCATCCTGCCGCTGTACGTCATCGTCTCCAACGTGGGCCTGCTGGACAACATCTGGGCGCTGGTCATCCTCTACACCGCGATGAACCTGCCCATCGCGGTGTGGATGATGCGGTCGTTCTTCCTCGAGGTGCCGGGTGAACTGCTCGAGGCGGCGAGCCTCGACGGTGCGAGCCTGTGGCGCTCCGTGCGTGAGGTGATCCTGCCGCTGGTGTCGCCCGGCATCGCGGCAACCGCGTTGATCTGCGTGATCTTCGCGTGGAACGAATTCTTCTTCGCGGTGAACCTGACCGCGGTGAACGCCCAGACCATGCCCGTCTACCTCGTCGGGTTCATCGCGGGTGAGGGGCAGTACTGGGCGGTGCTCTCGGCGGCGGCCACGATGGCCGCACTGCCGGTCATCCTCTGCGGGTGGTTCGCCCAGAACAAGTTGGTGCGCGGGCTCTCGTTCGGCGCAATCAAGTAG
- a CDS encoding carbohydrate ABC transporter permease — translation MTVTAQTGAEAGENDVAERVRKIKANQGIGVSRAEGWRRRGPLLPALIFMIVVTQIPFVFTLYYSTLSWNLVRPGSRQFVGFDNYIAVVKDSQFWSVALNTVVLIVGVVIISAAFGLLLALLLDRAFLGRGVVRTLLITPFLVTPVAAALIWKTTILDPNNGILNWALSLVGIGRVDWIGQFPLTMVMVELIWQWTPFMMLLILAGLQSMPRDILEAGRVDGAGAFQLFRELTLPHLRRFIELGVVLGAIYLVNTFDAIYMMTQGGPGIASANLPFYIYQRAFLGFDIGQAAAMGVVVVIFTIIIANFALRLIFKSFSGKEEAA, via the coding sequence ATGACCGTTACCGCGCAGACCGGCGCCGAGGCCGGCGAGAACGACGTCGCCGAACGGGTCCGGAAGATCAAGGCGAACCAGGGCATCGGCGTCAGCCGCGCCGAGGGCTGGCGGCGCCGGGGGCCGTTGCTCCCCGCGCTGATCTTCATGATCGTGGTCACCCAGATCCCGTTCGTCTTCACGCTGTACTACTCGACGCTGTCATGGAACCTGGTGCGGCCGGGGTCGCGTCAGTTCGTCGGCTTCGACAACTACATCGCGGTGGTCAAGGACAGCCAGTTCTGGTCGGTGGCACTGAACACCGTGGTGCTCATCGTCGGCGTGGTCATCATCTCGGCGGCGTTCGGGCTCCTGTTGGCCCTGCTCCTGGACCGGGCGTTCCTCGGCCGCGGCGTCGTCCGGACCCTGCTCATCACGCCCTTCCTCGTCACACCCGTCGCGGCGGCGCTGATCTGGAAGACGACGATCCTCGACCCGAACAACGGCATCTTGAACTGGGCACTGTCGCTGGTCGGCATCGGCCGCGTCGACTGGATCGGCCAGTTCCCGCTGACGATGGTCATGGTCGAACTGATCTGGCAGTGGACGCCGTTCATGATGCTGCTGATCCTCGCCGGCCTCCAGTCGATGCCTCGCGACATCCTGGAGGCCGGCCGAGTCGACGGAGCGGGTGCGTTCCAGCTCTTCCGCGAGCTGACGCTGCCGCACCTGCGACGGTTCATCGAACTGGGGGTGGTGCTCGGCGCGATCTACCTGGTGAACACCTTCGACGCCATCTACATGATGACCCAGGGTGGCCCCGGCATCGCGAGTGCGAACCTGCCGTTCTACATCTACCAGCGCGCGTTCCTCGGCTTCGACATCGGCCAGGCGGCGGCGATGGGCGTGGTCGTGGTGATCTTCACGATCATCATCGCGAACTTCGCGCTGCGGTTGATCTTCAAATCGTTCTCGGGCAAGGAAGAGGCGGCCTGA
- a CDS encoding ABC transporter substrate-binding protein — translation MTTRRRVLRKLVACTAALGVTFTAGCAGAGSLGASDDEVTIALVSNSQMTDAQKLSSEFEAQNPGTKLKFITLSENQARAKITMSTAMGGSEFDVAMISNFETPQWARDGWLRNLSEYARQTPGYDENDFISSLRESLSYEGNMYAVPFYGESSFLMYRKDLFAQAGIQVPQDPNYQPTWQEVGQWADALKTGDRAGICLRGKPGWGEVLAPLDTVINTFGGRWFDEQWNAQLSSPQVRQAVNFYVDLVKRSGELGAASTGFQECANLFGQGQTAMWYDATSAVSVLEDPKEYPDLVGKIGYLPAPIVEKPNAGWLYTWALGIPKAAKNPDGAWKFISWMTSKDYMKLVGEKLGWARVPPGSRTSTYTDLPEYEAISKSYGPLTLRSIENATPNRPTVQPVPYTGIQFVGIPEFQDLGTRVSQQISAAIAGQKSVDDALTQSQEYAEVVGRTYQEK, via the coding sequence GTGACGACTCGACGACGAGTACTCCGCAAGCTGGTGGCGTGTACCGCTGCCCTCGGCGTGACGTTCACCGCGGGGTGCGCCGGGGCGGGCAGCCTCGGCGCGTCCGACGACGAGGTGACCATCGCGCTGGTGTCCAACTCGCAGATGACCGATGCGCAGAAGCTGTCGAGTGAGTTCGAGGCCCAGAACCCCGGCACCAAGCTCAAGTTCATCACGCTGTCGGAGAACCAGGCGCGCGCGAAGATCACGATGTCGACGGCCATGGGTGGCAGCGAGTTCGACGTCGCGATGATCAGCAACTTCGAGACGCCGCAGTGGGCGCGCGACGGCTGGTTGCGCAACCTCAGCGAGTACGCGCGCCAGACGCCGGGCTACGACGAGAACGACTTCATCTCGTCGCTGCGGGAGTCGCTGTCCTACGAGGGCAACATGTACGCCGTCCCGTTCTACGGCGAGTCCTCGTTCCTGATGTACCGCAAGGATCTGTTCGCCCAAGCCGGCATCCAGGTGCCGCAGGATCCCAACTACCAGCCCACCTGGCAGGAGGTGGGTCAGTGGGCGGACGCGCTCAAGACCGGGGACCGGGCCGGAATCTGCCTGCGCGGCAAGCCCGGTTGGGGTGAGGTGCTCGCGCCGCTGGACACCGTCATCAACACCTTCGGCGGGCGCTGGTTCGACGAGCAGTGGAACGCGCAGCTGAGCAGCCCGCAGGTCCGGCAGGCCGTCAACTTCTACGTCGACCTGGTCAAGCGCTCGGGTGAACTCGGCGCCGCCTCCACCGGGTTCCAGGAGTGCGCCAACCTGTTCGGCCAGGGGCAGACCGCGATGTGGTACGACGCGACGTCGGCGGTCTCGGTGCTCGAGGATCCCAAGGAGTACCCCGACCTGGTCGGCAAGATCGGGTACCTGCCCGCGCCGATCGTGGAGAAGCCGAACGCGGGATGGCTCTACACCTGGGCGTTGGGCATCCCCAAGGCTGCGAAGAATCCCGACGGTGCCTGGAAGTTCATCTCCTGGATGACGAGCAAGGACTACATGAAGCTGGTCGGGGAGAAACTCGGCTGGGCTCGGGTCCCACCGGGTAGCCGCACCTCCACCTACACCGATCTGCCGGAGTACGAGGCGATCTCGAAGTCCTACGGTCCGTTGACGTTGCGGTCCATCGAGAACGCGACGCCCAATCGGCCGACGGTGCAACCGGTTCCGTACACCGGCATCCAGTTCGTCGGCATCCCCGAGTTCCAGGACCTCGGTACCCGGGTCAGCCAGCAGATCAGCGCGGCCATCGCCGGCCAGAAGTCGGTCGATGACGCGCTGACTCAGTCCCAGGAGTACGCCGAGGTCGTCGGCCGCACCTACCAGGAGAAGTGA
- a CDS encoding sugar-binding transcriptional regulator has translation MEHVATPEDLRLALRAATLYYLDGLTQAEIAAKLGVSRPTAGRLIARAKAHGLVRIEVVVPPTLKDDLHAEEERRLEERYGLTEAVVTGHLGRASGALLMRRLHQDDVLGFTWGPEQVAAVSALSPGVASCRVVVQLDGAMSTASYQTGMEFILSRSADMLRANAMRLPAPLYADASTVVSLRSDSVISRTLEAGRRADTMLFGVGSVSTSTTLFEGSFLDVRMLDELVSRGAVGEIGGRFFDADGASVDTELAHRAVSVPLEDVRSCAKTILVCSGPEKYLATHAALRGGLAKLLVCDIDCARWLLEQ, from the coding sequence ATGGAGCACGTCGCCACCCCGGAGGATCTCCGGCTGGCACTGCGCGCGGCGACGCTCTACTACCTCGACGGCCTCACCCAGGCGGAGATCGCCGCCAAGCTCGGCGTCTCCCGACCGACGGCGGGCCGGCTCATCGCGCGGGCCAAGGCCCACGGGCTGGTGCGCATCGAGGTCGTCGTGCCGCCGACGCTGAAGGACGATCTGCACGCCGAGGAGGAGCGTCGCCTCGAGGAGCGCTACGGCCTGACCGAGGCGGTTGTCACCGGACACCTCGGCCGGGCGTCGGGCGCGCTGCTGATGCGCCGGCTGCACCAGGACGACGTCCTGGGCTTCACCTGGGGTCCCGAGCAGGTGGCCGCGGTCTCGGCGCTGAGCCCGGGGGTGGCGAGCTGCCGCGTGGTGGTGCAGCTCGACGGCGCCATGTCGACCGCCTCCTACCAGACCGGCATGGAATTCATCCTCAGCCGCAGCGCGGACATGCTGCGCGCCAACGCGATGCGGCTGCCCGCACCGCTGTACGCCGACGCCTCGACCGTGGTCTCGCTGCGCAGTGACTCGGTGATCTCGCGGACGCTGGAGGCCGGCCGCCGGGCGGACACCATGCTGTTCGGCGTGGGGTCGGTATCCACGTCGACCACGTTGTTCGAGGGCAGCTTCCTCGACGTGCGGATGCTCGACGAACTGGTGAGCCGCGGCGCCGTCGGCGAGATCGGCGGCCGCTTCTTCGACGCCGACGGCGCGTCGGTGGACACCGAACTCGCCCACCGCGCGGTGTCGGTCCCGCTCGAGGACGTCCGCAGCTGCGCCAAGACGATCCTGGTGTGCAGCGGACCCGAGAAGTACCTCGCCACGCACGCCGCCCTGCGCGGCGGTTTGGCGAAGCTGCTGGTGTGCGACATCGACTGCGCACGTTGGCTGTTGGAGCAGTGA
- a CDS encoding mannitol dehydrogenase family protein translates to MKLSTETLAEIPIATPSYDRSAVGVGIVHFGVGGFHRAHQAMYVDRLLERGLATDWGICGVGVLPADRKMADVMAAQDGLYTLIAMNPDGSREARVIGSIVDYRYAPDDPEAVIELIAAPTTRIVSLTITEGGYSIADAGPDSVFGLVTAALERRRDRGLGSPTIVSCDNIEGNGHVAREAFTSFARDHHPGLAEWMDEHTRFPNSMVDRITPATAPDVVDALATEFGVEDQWPVAAEPFTAWVLEDDFSDGRPPFEEVDVLLVDDVTPYELMKLRLLNASHQALCYFAYLAGYRLVHDAAGDPLFARFLRRYMDEEGTPTLLPVPGIDLPEYKQTLIERFANPGVRDTIVRLCFASSDRIPKWLLPVIRENLRTGAPIAMATATVASWARYAEGVDEEGEPIDVQDPLADTLVPIAQRQREAPLAFVENTDVFGDLAQQPRFAEEYLATLESLHANGSRATLERLVGS, encoded by the coding sequence ATGAAACTGAGCACCGAGACCCTCGCCGAGATCCCGATCGCCACCCCGAGTTACGACCGCAGCGCGGTCGGCGTCGGCATCGTGCACTTCGGCGTCGGCGGGTTCCACCGCGCCCACCAGGCGATGTACGTCGATCGGTTGCTCGAACGCGGCCTCGCGACGGACTGGGGCATCTGCGGCGTCGGCGTACTGCCCGCCGACCGGAAGATGGCCGACGTCATGGCCGCTCAGGACGGGCTCTACACCCTCATCGCGATGAACCCCGACGGCTCGCGCGAGGCCCGCGTCATCGGATCGATCGTCGACTACCGCTACGCGCCCGACGACCCCGAGGCCGTCATCGAGCTGATCGCCGCGCCGACGACGCGCATCGTGTCGCTGACCATCACCGAGGGCGGCTACTCGATCGCCGACGCGGGACCGGACAGCGTGTTCGGGCTCGTCACCGCCGCGCTCGAGCGGCGCCGCGACCGCGGCCTCGGGTCGCCCACCATTGTGTCGTGCGACAACATCGAGGGCAACGGCCACGTGGCGCGCGAGGCGTTCACGTCGTTCGCGCGCGACCATCACCCCGGCCTGGCCGAGTGGATGGACGAGCACACCAGGTTCCCGAACTCCATGGTCGACCGCATCACGCCGGCCACCGCACCCGACGTCGTCGACGCGCTCGCCACGGAGTTCGGCGTGGAGGATCAGTGGCCGGTCGCGGCGGAGCCGTTCACCGCGTGGGTGCTCGAGGACGACTTCTCCGACGGCAGACCGCCGTTCGAGGAGGTCGACGTGCTGCTCGTCGACGACGTCACGCCGTATGAGTTGATGAAGCTGCGGCTGCTCAACGCCAGCCACCAGGCGCTGTGCTACTTCGCCTACCTCGCCGGCTACCGGCTGGTGCACGACGCCGCGGGCGATCCGCTGTTCGCGAGGTTCCTCCGCCGGTACATGGACGAGGAGGGCACGCCGACACTGCTGCCCGTGCCGGGCATCGACCTGCCGGAGTACAAGCAGACCCTCATCGAGCGATTCGCCAATCCCGGTGTGCGGGACACGATCGTGCGGCTGTGCTTCGCCTCCTCCGACCGCATCCCGAAGTGGCTTCTGCCCGTGATCCGGGAGAACTTGCGCACCGGCGCACCGATCGCCATGGCCACCGCCACGGTCGCGAGCTGGGCGCGCTACGCCGAGGGGGTCGACGAGGAGGGCGAGCCGATCGACGTGCAGGACCCGCTCGCCGACACATTGGTGCCGATCGCCCAGCGTCAGCGCGAGGCGCCGCTGGCGTTCGTGGAGAACACCGACGTGTTCGGCGACCTCGCACAGCAGCCGCGCTTCGCCGAGGAGTACCTCGCCACGTTGGAATCGTTGCACGCCAACGGTTCTCGCGCGACACTCGAACGACTGGTCGGGTCGTGA
- a CDS encoding carbohydrate kinase family protein — MSAASPDSALVIGEALIDVVERDGRTLGEHVGGSPLNVAVGLSRLGRDVDFLTHVGDDDRGRRIVDYVEQSAVRLVAGSTDADRTPTALARLDASGAATYEFDIVWETAGTPEVSPPLVVHTGSIAAFLAPGCLATAALLDAYRTSATVSYDPNVRPALIDDREQAIDRISRLVAKADLVKASDEDLHWIDPDRPAEEVARTWQELGPAVVVVTRGADGAFAVSDAGTVTIEAPPVEVVDTVGAGDAFMAGLVDALWSRDLLGRTRRDALAGIGEATLGEVLREAARVSAYVVARAGADLPRRADLRQD, encoded by the coding sequence GTGAGTGCCGCGTCTCCCGACAGCGCCCTGGTGATCGGCGAGGCGTTGATCGACGTCGTCGAGCGGGATGGACGGACACTCGGCGAGCACGTCGGCGGCAGCCCGCTCAACGTCGCCGTCGGATTGAGCCGGCTCGGCCGCGACGTCGACTTCCTCACCCACGTCGGCGATGACGACCGCGGCCGGCGCATCGTGGACTACGTCGAACAGTCCGCGGTCCGGTTGGTGGCCGGCAGCACCGACGCCGACCGCACGCCGACGGCGCTGGCGCGGCTCGACGCCTCCGGTGCGGCGACCTACGAGTTCGACATCGTCTGGGAGACGGCCGGCACGCCGGAGGTGTCGCCGCCGCTGGTGGTGCACACCGGTTCGATCGCGGCGTTCCTCGCGCCCGGCTGCCTGGCGACCGCGGCCCTGCTCGACGCGTACCGCACCTCGGCGACCGTCAGCTACGACCCCAACGTGCGGCCGGCGCTGATCGACGACCGCGAGCAGGCGATCGACCGCATCAGCCGGCTGGTGGCGAAGGCCGACCTGGTGAAGGCGTCCGACGAGGACCTGCACTGGATCGACCCGGACCGCCCCGCCGAGGAGGTGGCGCGGACGTGGCAGGAACTCGGCCCCGCCGTCGTCGTCGTCACCCGCGGCGCGGATGGCGCGTTCGCCGTGTCCGATGCCGGCACCGTCACGATCGAGGCACCGCCGGTCGAGGTCGTGGACACCGTCGGCGCAGGTGATGCCTTCATGGCCGGACTCGTCGACGCGCTGTGGAGCCGCGACCTGCTCGGCCGGACCCGCCGTGACGCGCTCGCCGGCATCGGCGAGGCGACGCTCGGCGAGGTGCTGCGCGAGGCGGCCCGGGTGTCGGCGTACGTCGTCGCCCGGGCGGGGGCGGATCTGCCGCGCCGCGCCGATCTGCGTCAGGACTAG
- the ku gene encoding non-homologous end joining protein Ku has product MRSIWKGSVSFGLVNVPVKVYSATEDHDIKFHQVHAKDHGRIRYKRVCEICGEVVEYRDIAKSYEAEDGQTVIITDEDVATMPEERSREIEVLEFVPAEQIDPMLYDKSYFLEPDSKSSKSYVLLAKTLADTDRIAIVHFTLRNKTRLAALRVKDFSKRDVMMVHTLLWPDEIRDPDFPVLDKEVDVKPAELKMAGQVVESMTDDFHPDQFRDTYREEMMELIQAKIEGGEAFTTEDAEPENLDETDDVSDLLAKLEASVKARKGSSASSDSGSDSGKDTDSDDDDSDEKPARSAAKKAPAKKAAQKAPAKKTTGTAAKKTTGAAAKKSPAKKTAAKKA; this is encoded by the coding sequence ATGCGGTCCATCTGGAAGGGTTCGGTCTCGTTCGGGCTGGTGAACGTGCCGGTCAAGGTCTACAGCGCGACCGAAGACCACGACATCAAGTTCCACCAGGTGCACGCCAAGGACCACGGGCGGATCCGCTACAAGCGGGTGTGCGAGATCTGCGGCGAGGTGGTCGAGTACCGCGACATCGCGAAGTCCTACGAGGCCGAGGACGGCCAGACCGTCATCATCACCGACGAGGACGTCGCGACGATGCCCGAGGAGCGCAGCCGCGAGATCGAGGTCCTCGAGTTCGTGCCCGCCGAACAGATCGACCCGATGCTCTACGACAAGAGCTATTTCCTGGAGCCGGATTCGAAGTCGTCGAAGTCCTACGTGCTCTTGGCCAAGACGCTGGCCGACACCGACCGCATCGCGATCGTGCACTTCACGCTGCGCAACAAGACACGGCTGGCGGCGTTGCGCGTCAAGGACTTCAGCAAGCGCGACGTGATGATGGTGCACACGCTGCTGTGGCCCGACGAGATCCGCGACCCCGACTTCCCGGTGCTGGACAAGGAGGTCGACGTCAAGCCGGCCGAGCTGAAGATGGCCGGACAGGTCGTCGAGTCCATGACCGACGACTTCCATCCCGACCAGTTCCGCGACACCTACCGCGAAGAGATGATGGAGCTGATCCAGGCGAAGATCGAGGGCGGTGAGGCCTTCACCACCGAGGACGCCGAACCCGAGAACCTCGACGAGACCGACGACGTCTCCGATCTGCTCGCCAAGCTGGAGGCCAGCGTCAAGGCGCGCAAGGGATCGAGTGCGAGTTCGGACTCCGGCTCGGACTCCGGCAAGGACACCGACTCCGACGACGACGACTCCGACGAGAAGCCCGCCCGCTCCGCCGCGAAGAAGGCCCCCGCCAAGAAGGCCGCGCAGAAGGCACCGGCGAAGAAGACCACCGGCACCGCAGCCAAGAAGACCACCGGCGCGGCCGCCAAGAAGTCGCCGGCGAAGAAGACCGCGGCCAAGAAGGCCTGA
- a CDS encoding SDR family oxidoreductase: MILDRFRLDGKVAVVTGAGRGLGAAMALAFAEAGADVLIAARTRSQLEEVAQQVEATGRRAHVVVADLARPEDTAALAATAVEAFGKLDVVVNNVGGTMPNALLSTSTKDLRDAFTFNVATAHALTTAAVPLMLEHSGGGSIINVTSTMARASGRGFAAYGTAKAALAHYTRLSAFDLAPRIRVNAIAPGSILTSALEIVASNDELRDPMEQATPLRRLGDPQDIAAAAVYLASPAGSYLTGKTLEVDGGLTTPNLDMPIPDL; this comes from the coding sequence GTGATTCTCGACAGGTTCAGGCTCGACGGCAAGGTTGCCGTCGTCACCGGCGCAGGCCGCGGACTGGGTGCGGCGATGGCGCTCGCATTCGCGGAAGCCGGTGCAGACGTGCTGATCGCAGCGCGGACTCGGTCTCAGCTGGAGGAGGTCGCGCAGCAGGTCGAGGCCACCGGGCGACGCGCGCACGTCGTGGTGGCCGACCTCGCGCGGCCCGAGGACACCGCAGCCCTCGCCGCGACGGCCGTCGAGGCCTTCGGCAAACTAGACGTCGTCGTGAACAACGTCGGCGGCACCATGCCGAACGCCTTGCTCAGCACGTCGACGAAGGACCTGCGCGACGCCTTCACCTTCAACGTGGCCACCGCGCACGCGCTCACGACGGCCGCGGTCCCGCTGATGCTGGAGCATTCCGGCGGCGGCAGCATCATCAACGTCACCTCGACGATGGCGCGGGCCTCCGGGCGCGGTTTCGCCGCCTACGGCACGGCGAAGGCCGCCCTCGCGCACTACACCCGGCTGTCGGCCTTCGACCTGGCCCCGCGGATCCGCGTCAACGCGATCGCGCCCGGCTCGATCCTGACCTCGGCGCTGGAGATCGTGGCGAGCAACGACGAGCTGCGCGACCCCATGGAGCAGGCCACCCCGCTGCGACGGCTCGGCGACCCGCAGGACATCGCCGCGGCCGCGGTGTACCTCGCCTCCCCCGCCGGCAGCTATCTCACCGGCAAGACGCTCGAGGTCGACGGCGGACTCACCACGCCGAACCTCGACATGCCCATCCCCGATCTGTAG